From Sulfuracidifex tepidarius, one genomic window encodes:
- a CDS encoding FAD-binding oxidoreductase, with protein sequence MTLEKELKEIVGDKWVMAGEESSLFSIDGFTAYRGNPSMVVLPGNEEETVRVVRSIIKHGEKIIFRGSGTSLSGGSIPVDGEIVVGLSRLNRIEEYRGNEVIVGPGIANIMLTKNAPPHLFYAPDPASYSVSSIGGNISHDSGGIHVIKYGPTFNSVLGVKTILPDGNVEDLLFHNGQLNPSSIFIGAEGTLGAIVKARLKLFPKPESRVSVFATFNTVIDAGKAVVEVFRRGIIPSALELMDRNIIYAIERSRYKADLPDVSAMLLVELDGSTSQVTEEKAVTESAIEANNGKVIDPKGKENQFWNARKGAFPSMGAISPAYITLDCTVPRSALPRALESIEKISKEEKVFIANVFHAGDGNLHPLIPYDPNVKESLLNALKVGEKISKIAITMGGVPSGEHGIGIEKIRIEEIYYNEEEIAVMKRIKQTFDPNNLFNPWKIFRPVRLPKQDEVLKVMWEWE encoded by the coding sequence ATGACGTTAGAGAAGGAGCTGAAGGAGATAGTGGGAGATAAATGGGTAATGGCTGGAGAAGAGTCTTCTCTCTTCAGTATTGATGGGTTCACGGCTTACAGAGGAAACCCTTCCATGGTAGTTTTACCTGGAAACGAAGAGGAAACTGTGAGGGTAGTCCGGTCAATTATAAAACACGGGGAGAAGATCATTTTTCGCGGTTCGGGAACCAGTCTGAGCGGAGGTTCAATCCCGGTTGATGGAGAAATAGTTGTAGGACTTTCAAGGCTCAATAGGATAGAAGAGTATAGAGGTAACGAAGTAATCGTAGGCCCGGGGATAGCTAACATAATGTTAACTAAGAACGCTCCTCCCCATTTATTCTATGCCCCCGACCCAGCTAGCTATTCCGTTTCATCCATCGGAGGAAACATATCTCATGACTCAGGGGGAATACATGTTATCAAGTACGGGCCTACTTTCAATAGTGTTCTAGGGGTCAAAACGATACTCCCTGACGGAAATGTTGAAGACCTCCTGTTTCACAATGGGCAGCTAAACCCGTCTTCCATATTCATAGGGGCAGAAGGAACATTAGGTGCAATAGTCAAGGCGAGGCTCAAGTTGTTCCCCAAACCAGAGTCTAGAGTCTCGGTTTTCGCCACGTTTAATACAGTAATTGATGCCGGAAAAGCTGTGGTCGAGGTCTTTAGAAGAGGGATAATTCCGTCCGCCCTTGAGCTCATGGATAGGAACATCATCTACGCTATAGAAAGGAGTAGATACAAAGCAGACCTACCAGATGTAAGTGCTATGCTACTAGTTGAGCTTGACGGTTCAACTTCCCAAGTTACTGAAGAGAAAGCCGTCACTGAGTCTGCAATTGAGGCTAATAACGGAAAAGTAATCGACCCGAAAGGAAAGGAAAATCAGTTCTGGAACGCAAGGAAGGGCGCTTTCCCATCCATGGGTGCAATATCACCTGCATACATCACTCTAGACTGCACAGTTCCACGCAGTGCTCTGCCTAGAGCTCTAGAGTCTATAGAGAAGATTTCGAAAGAGGAGAAAGTATTCATAGCAAATGTTTTCCATGCAGGAGATGGTAATCTACACCCTCTAATACCTTATGATCCTAACGTCAAAGAGTCCCTATTAAATGCCCTGAAAGTTGGGGAGAAAATTTCCAAGATCGCAATCACTATGGGCGGGGTACCTTCAGGCGAACACGGAATAGGAATAGAGAAAATAAGAATAGAAGAGATATACTACAACGAGGAGGAGATAGCTGTAATGAAGAGGATAAAACAGACCTTTGACCCTAACAATCTGTTTAACCCTTGGAAAATATTCAGGCCCGTAAGGCTTCCAAAACAGGATGAGGTACTCAAGGTCATGTGGGAATGGGAATGA
- a CDS encoding FAD-binding oxidoreductase gives MVEIVEPRDYDEIKDVILETSRDEKKVKVVGTQSNELEADSDVLLSLRKITGILDLSEDDNYVKVKAGTPFHEVQEFLRRRGYMIPHSYWGSVGGLFSLNLPSVFSFWFGLPKDILLGATICTGLGEVVKSGGVTTKFSSGYKIWKALSGSMGKLGVFLDLTIKIIKTPEEMRFVKVKSDEAYPLMMSNKRPWGVACGNVSGEIECEALFAGFSRSVEQLSSGYEPGRIQEIRSPFIKNTRLGDELRILNEEKALVFPGVGLGIVEKREEVRLTKSFLMLKRALDPNFVLV, from the coding sequence TTGGTCGAGATAGTAGAGCCAAGAGATTACGACGAAATTAAAGACGTAATTCTCGAAACGTCCAGAGACGAAAAGAAAGTGAAGGTAGTCGGCACTCAGAGTAACGAGCTCGAAGCAGACAGTGATGTGTTACTTTCACTCAGAAAGATCACGGGGATATTAGATCTCTCTGAGGACGACAACTACGTAAAGGTGAAAGCCGGCACTCCGTTTCATGAGGTACAGGAATTCTTGAGAAGAAGGGGTTACATGATACCTCATTCATATTGGGGATCTGTGGGTGGTCTGTTCTCGCTGAATTTGCCTTCTGTTTTCTCATTTTGGTTCGGCCTTCCCAAGGACATACTGCTGGGCGCAACCATATGCACAGGTCTAGGAGAGGTCGTTAAGTCCGGTGGGGTAACTACGAAATTCTCCAGCGGTTATAAGATATGGAAAGCCCTTTCCGGATCCATGGGCAAGCTCGGAGTCTTCCTAGATCTCACTATAAAAATCATCAAGACTCCAGAGGAAATGAGGTTCGTAAAGGTAAAATCTGATGAAGCTTATCCTCTCATGATGTCAAATAAGAGGCCGTGGGGTGTAGCGTGTGGAAACGTAAGCGGAGAGATTGAGTGTGAAGCACTTTTTGCAGGGTTTAGCAGATCTGTTGAGCAACTTTCCTCAGGCTATGAACCAGGACGTATACAAGAGATTAGATCCCCTTTCATAAAGAACACCAGATTAGGAGACGAGCTAAGGATCCTTAATGAAGAGAAGGCCTTAGTCTTTCCTGGCGTTGGGCTTGGAATAGTTGAAAAGAGGGAAGAAGTTAGACTCACTAAATCTTTCTTGATGCTGAAACGTGCTCTGGATCCCAATTTCGTTCTAGTTTGA